Proteins from one Mercurialis annua linkage group LG7, ddMerAnnu1.2, whole genome shotgun sequence genomic window:
- the LOC126657025 gene encoding uncharacterized protein LOC126657025: MVQSLSEAAVCKLFPTTLKGPAVIWYQSLKEGSIRSFDEFNAEAVEVGNLNDDTVIDAMKDNTTMMAFRDNLITNPVQTYSQLMDRAWNYINLDEEQRRKATQTTTQFQTPRPTFSQTARQDRFRPRNQQQNNNEPVRYPPKLQYEGDRKKYCKFHDGHGHVTDECGSLKKKIDRLVQVGRLKDFVAQRKNYNSGGSYRGEHSGKREEAPPPKIQNVSGVINTIAGGMAGPEYKRGRRKRQKVVMNISVAKPLPEVSFDSADGEGIDFPH; the protein is encoded by the exons ATGGTACAAAGCTTATCTGAAGCCGCCGTCTGCAAGCTCTTTCCAACAACCCTGAAAGGACCGGCTGTCATCTGGTATCAAAGCCTGAAAGAAGGCTCTATTCGGAGCTTTGACGA ATTCAATGCCGAAGCCGTCGAAGTAGGAAACTTGAATGATGATACCGTGATAGACGCAATGAAGGACAACACAACGATGATGGCCTTCAGAGATAACCTGATAACGAATCCCGTACAAACTTACTCCCAGCTCATGGACCGAGCCTGGAATTATATAAATTTGGACGAAGAACAACGACGAAAGGCCACACAAACGACAACACAGTTCCAAACACCAAGGCCTACTTTCAGTCAGACGGCTAGGCAAGACAGGTTCAGGCCAAGAAACCAACAACAA AACAACAATGAGCCAGTAAGATACCCGCCAAAGCTTCAGTACGAGGGAGATAGGAAaaaatactgcaaatttcacgatgGCCATGGCCATGTCACCGATGAATGTGGAAGTCTGAAGAAGAAAATTGACCGATTGGTGCAAGTCGGTCGGTTAAAAGACTTTGTCGCacaaagaaaaaattataactcgGGAGGAAGTTACCGAGGCGAGCATAGTGGAAAAAGAGAAGAGGCACCACCGCCCAAAATACAAAATGTATCGGGGGTAATAAACACCATAGCGGGCGGTATGGCCGGCCCAGAATACAAACGAGGAAGACGCAAAAGGCAAAAAGTAGTGATGAATATATCGGTAGCTAAACCTCTACCCGAGGTTAGTTTCGACTCGGCCGATGGCGAAGGAATAGATTTTCCACACTAA